The proteins below come from a single Aegilops tauschii subsp. strangulata cultivar AL8/78 chromosome 6, Aet v6.0, whole genome shotgun sequence genomic window:
- the LOC109778220 gene encoding uncharacterized protein translates to MNNRDATGRVAKWAIELLPLDIRFEAKKAIKSQALVDFLFEWIEQEQPVPSVPEHWWMFFDGSKMLNGSGAGVVLVCPKGDQLSYVLQIHFDSSNNEAEYEALLYGLRMAISLGIRRLMIYGDSDLVLNQVMKEWDIRSPAMTSYCNAVRKLGKHFEGLELHHVPRIKNQEADDLAKMGSTRKAMPKNVFLEHLHSPTIKEDPFVEEPPQPVGPSNPTEVDVPAIIDLVQEILVITLEWTEPYLAYLLRQELPEDEDEARQVVHRSKAFTVMGDLLYKKGTTGVTLRCISPEEGQQILQEIHSGTCGHHASSRTLVAKAFRAGFHWLRANEAARDIVDQCVGCQFYANQSHKPASALKTIPVTWPFAVWGLDMVGPLRTGASGFTHLLVAVDKFTQWIEAKPIKKLDSAIAIQFIKEIIFRFGVPHNIITDNGSNFDSDKFHGFCYTQGTRVDYASVAHP, encoded by the coding sequence ATGAACAATAGAGATGCCACTGGCcgagtggccaagtgggccattgagctacTCCCGCTGGACATCAGGTTTGAAGCCAAGAaggccatcaagtcgcaagcccTGGTAGATTTCCTGTTCGAATGGATTGAGCAAGAACAGCCTGTCCCGAGTGTTCCCGAACACTGGTGGATGTTCTTCGACGGCTCCAAGATGCTTAACGGCTCCGGGGCCGGAGTGGTCTTGGTGTGCCCTAAAGGCGATCAACTCAGTTACGTTCTTCAGATTCACTTCGACTCCTCCAACAACGAAGCTGAATACGAAGCTCTCCTATATGGGTTGCGAATGGCAATCTCTCTGGGGATTCGCCGACTGATGATCTATGGCGACTCGGACCTAGTGCTGAATCAAGTCATGAAGGAATGGGACATCCGTAGTCCGGCAATGACTAGCTACTGCAACGCCGTCAGAAAATTAGGAAAACACTTTGAAGGGCTGGAGCTCCATCATGTGCCACGAATCAAGAACCAAGAAGCTGACGACTTGGCCAAGATGGGCTCCACTCGGAAGGCGATGCCCAAGAATGTGTTTCTCGAACACTTGCACTCTCCCACAATCAAGGAAGACCCTTTTGTGGAGGAGCCCCCGCAACCAGTCGGTCCTTCCAATCCGACTGAAGTAGACGTTCCTGCAATAATTGATTTGGTTCAAGAGATCCTGGTCATCACTCTCGAGTGGACTGAGCCATACCTGGCGTACCTGCTCAGGCAGGAACTCCCAGAAGATGAGGATGAAGCTCGACAGGTCGTCCATCGATCCAAAGCATTCACAGTCATGGGAGATCTACTGTACAAAAAAGGTACGACTGGAGTCACTCTGCGGTGCATATCCCCGGAGGAAGGGCAACAAATACTGCAAGAGATTCACTCGGGAACATGCGGGCatcatgcgtcctctcggaccttGGTCGCCAAAGCATTCAGAGCCGGATTCCATTGGCTCCGAGCCAATGAGGCCGCCCGAGACATAGTGGATCAATGCGTCGGGTGCCAGTTCTATGCAAACCAGTCGCACAAGCCGGCGTCCGCCCTGAAGACTATCCCCGTCACTTGGCCATTCGCtgtctggggactcgacatggtcGGCCCTCTCCGGACCGGGGCGAGTGGCTTCACTCACCTATTGGtagcagtggacaaattcactcaATGGATCGAGGCTAAACCCATAAAAAAGCTGGACTCAGCTATTGCGATTCAGTTCATCAAGGAGATTATCTTCCGATTCGGAGtcccgcacaacatcatcaccgacaatgggtCGAATTTCGACTCAGACAAGTTCCACGGGTTTTGTTACACCCAGGGCACTCGGGTCGATTACGCCTCCGTGGCGCACCCGTAG